One window of the Tetragenococcus koreensis genome contains the following:
- the fabZ gene encoding 3-hydroxyacyl-ACP dehydratase FabZ, giving the protein MNIQEIKEIIPHRFPMLLLDRIEELEEGKRIVAKKNVTVNEPFFQGHFPHEPVMPGVLIIEAMAQAGAVSLLSLEQFRGKTAYFGGIDKAKFRKKVTPGDTLMLEVELLKVKSSAGIGKGIARVDGKKVAEAELTFMIG; this is encoded by the coding sequence ATGAATATTCAAGAGATCAAAGAAATCATCCCGCATCGTTTTCCTATGCTCTTACTTGATCGCATAGAAGAGTTAGAAGAAGGAAAACGGATTGTGGCTAAAAAGAATGTTACAGTTAATGAACCATTTTTTCAAGGTCATTTTCCTCATGAACCAGTGATGCCAGGAGTTTTGATTATTGAAGCAATGGCACAAGCAGGTGCTGTTTCTCTGCTTAGCTTAGAACAGTTTCGTGGGAAAACTGCTTATTTTGGTGGTATTGACAAAGCCAAATTCCGCAAAAAAGTTACTCCTGGCGATACACTAATGTTAGAAGTTGAACTGTTAAAAGTGAAATCTTCTGCGGGCATTGGTAAAGGTATCGCTCGTGTTGACGGAAAAAAAGTAGCGGAAGCAGAATTAACGTTCATGATTGGATAG
- a CDS encoding acetyl-CoA carboxylase biotin carboxylase subunit: MFSKILVANRGEIAVRIIRACRELGVHTVAVYSEADKDALHAELADEAICIGPARSSDSYLNVQQILSAAIVTKAEAIHPGFGFLSENARFAAMCEEMNVVFIGPKSKTIDDMGNKINARKLMREANVPVIPGSPGAISDVEEAVQIADEIGFPIMLKAAAGGGGKGIRKVYNKEDLPHHFSSAQQEAKAAFGDDSMYIEKIVYPARHIEIQILADNFGHVIHLGERDCSLQRNNQKVMEESPSVAIDEEKRQEIGMTAVKAAQAVDYCNAGTIEFLMDEDGNFYFMEMNTRIQVEHPITEMVTGVDIVKKQLEIASGQELTIEQKDVQFKGHAIECRINAENPAFNFAPSPGKIENLLLPAGGMGIRVESAMYSGYTIPPYYDSMIAKIIAYADTRLEALMKMQRALSELVTEGIVTNAEFQLDLISHPKVLSGDYNTAFLQEEFLPNWTPED; the protein is encoded by the coding sequence ATGTTTTCAAAGATTTTAGTTGCAAACCGCGGAGAAATCGCGGTACGGATTATACGCGCTTGTCGCGAATTAGGCGTTCATACAGTTGCGGTTTATTCAGAGGCAGATAAAGATGCCCTACATGCTGAATTAGCTGACGAAGCAATCTGTATTGGTCCCGCACGTTCATCAGACTCTTATTTGAACGTTCAGCAAATTTTAAGTGCAGCTATCGTAACCAAAGCAGAAGCAATCCATCCTGGGTTTGGTTTTCTGTCAGAAAACGCACGTTTTGCTGCGATGTGTGAAGAAATGAATGTTGTCTTTATTGGTCCTAAAAGTAAAACAATTGATGACATGGGGAATAAAATCAATGCTAGAAAATTGATGAGAGAAGCAAATGTTCCGGTTATTCCGGGCAGTCCAGGTGCCATTAGCGATGTCGAAGAAGCGGTTCAAATCGCTGATGAAATCGGCTTTCCAATTATGTTGAAAGCTGCAGCTGGTGGTGGTGGTAAAGGGATCCGGAAAGTTTATAATAAAGAGGATTTACCACATCATTTTTCTTCTGCTCAACAAGAAGCTAAAGCAGCTTTCGGCGATGATTCCATGTACATCGAAAAAATTGTTTATCCGGCTCGTCATATAGAAATTCAAATTTTAGCCGATAATTTTGGTCATGTGATACACTTAGGAGAAAGAGACTGCTCTTTACAACGTAATAACCAAAAAGTTATGGAAGAGTCACCTTCAGTAGCTATAGATGAAGAAAAACGACAAGAAATTGGGATGACTGCAGTTAAGGCGGCCCAAGCTGTCGATTATTGTAATGCTGGAACAATTGAATTTTTAATGGATGAAGACGGTAATTTTTATTTCATGGAAATGAATACTCGAATTCAAGTAGAACATCCGATTACAGAAATGGTAACAGGCGTTGATATTGTCAAAAAACAATTAGAAATTGCTAGTGGCCAAGAGCTAACTATTGAACAAAAAGACGTTCAATTTAAAGGGCATGCGATTGAGTGTCGGATTAACGCTGAAAATCCAGCCTTTAATTTCGCTCCATCTCCTGGTAAGATTGAAAACTTATTATTGCCAGCAGGTGGTATGGGCATTCGGGTAGAAAGTGCGATGTATTCAGGCTATACGATTCCACCTTATTATGATTCAATGATTGCCAAAATCATCGCTTATGCTGATACACGCTTAGAAGCACTAATGAAAATGCAACGGGCATTAAGTGAATTAGTTACTGAGGGAATTGTGACGAATGCAGAATTTCAATTAGATTTGATCAGTCATCCCAAAGTACTTTCTGGCGATTATAATACTGCCTTTTTACAAGAAGAATTCTTACCAAATTGGACACCTGAAGATTAG
- the accD gene encoding acetyl-CoA carboxylase, carboxyltransferase subunit beta: protein MALFKKKKDYIKINPNRNATPMNEPSVPDDMWAKCPSCKHILYTKEIGEEKVCPNCGYNFRISASQRLALIADDGTFEEWDTDIETKDPLDFPGYSEKVKKMQEKNNLHEAVLTGIADISGERVALGIMDSHFIMASMGTVVGEKITRLFEKAIEQQLPVVLFTASGGARMQEGIFSLMQMAKVSAAVKNHSNAGLLYLTVLTDPTTGGVTASFAMQGDIIISEPQALIGFAGRRVIENAIKQELPEDFQRAEFLLEHGFIDQIVTRKELKARIYELIHMHTMKGWR from the coding sequence ATGGCATTGTTTAAAAAGAAAAAGGATTACATCAAAATCAATCCTAATCGTAATGCGACACCTATGAACGAGCCTTCTGTCCCAGATGATATGTGGGCAAAATGTCCAAGCTGCAAACATATTTTATATACTAAGGAGATCGGTGAAGAAAAAGTTTGTCCCAATTGTGGGTACAATTTCCGTATCAGTGCCAGCCAACGTCTAGCGTTGATCGCAGATGACGGTACTTTTGAAGAATGGGACACTGATATTGAAACAAAAGATCCACTCGATTTCCCTGGTTATTCAGAAAAAGTAAAAAAAATGCAAGAAAAAAACAACTTACATGAAGCTGTTTTAACGGGTATTGCTGATATATCTGGTGAACGAGTCGCACTTGGCATTATGGACTCCCATTTTATTATGGCAAGTATGGGCACTGTCGTCGGTGAAAAGATCACGCGCTTATTTGAAAAAGCCATCGAACAACAATTACCTGTCGTTTTATTTACTGCTTCAGGCGGTGCTCGGATGCAAGAAGGCATCTTTTCTTTAATGCAAATGGCTAAAGTATCAGCAGCCGTAAAAAATCATAGTAATGCTGGATTATTGTACCTAACCGTTTTAACTGATCCGACTACCGGTGGCGTCACGGCAAGTTTTGCGATGCAAGGAGATATTATTATTTCCGAACCACAAGCACTCATTGGTTTTGCTGGTAGACGAGTGATCGAAAATGCGATCAAACAAGAATTGCCAGAAGATTTTCAACGAGCAGAATTTCTTTTGGAACATGGTTTTATTGATCAGATTGTTACGCGTAAGGAATTAAAAGCGCGTATCTATGAATTAATTCATATGCATACGATGAAAGGGTGGCGTTAA
- a CDS encoding acetyl-CoA carboxylase carboxyl transferase subunit alpha, giving the protein MKRSAHEIVQLARDQKRLTSLDYIERIFENFQEFHGDRYYADDEAVVGGVALLDNKPVTVIGIQKGKNLPENLRRNFGSAKPEGYRKALRLMKQAEKFGRPVVTFINTSGAYSGVSAEERGEGEAIAKNLFEMADLSVPIISIIIGEGGSGGALALAVADEVWMLENSIYAVLPPESFASILWKDSSRAEEAADLMKITAQELKELDVIEQVIPESFRGEPISEEAILRRVKADLTWKLNDLAKREPAKLVQDRYERFRKF; this is encoded by the coding sequence ATGAAAAGATCTGCACATGAGATCGTTCAACTAGCTCGCGATCAAAAACGCCTGACCTCTTTGGATTATATTGAACGTATCTTTGAAAACTTTCAAGAATTTCACGGCGATCGTTATTATGCAGATGATGAAGCTGTGGTTGGTGGCGTTGCTTTATTAGACAACAAGCCAGTGACAGTGATTGGAATTCAAAAAGGTAAAAATTTACCAGAAAATTTAAGACGTAATTTTGGCTCTGCTAAACCTGAAGGTTATCGTAAAGCACTACGCCTAATGAAACAAGCTGAAAAGTTTGGTCGTCCTGTTGTTACCTTTATTAACACTTCTGGGGCGTATTCTGGTGTCAGTGCAGAAGAACGTGGTGAAGGGGAAGCAATTGCCAAAAACTTGTTTGAAATGGCTGACTTAAGTGTACCCATTATTTCAATTATTATCGGTGAAGGCGGCAGTGGTGGGGCACTAGCATTAGCCGTGGCTGATGAAGTTTGGATGCTGGAAAATTCTATTTATGCCGTGTTGCCACCAGAAAGTTTTGCTTCGATTTTGTGGAAAGATAGTAGCCGTGCGGAGGAAGCTGCGGACTTGATGAAGATTACGGCTCAAGAATTAAAAGAGCTGGATGTTATTGAGCAAGTCATTCCAGAATCATTCCGTGGCGAACCCATATCAGAAGAAGCAATTTTGCGGCGAGTCAAAGCCGATTTAACTTGGAAATTAAATGATCTTGCTAAAAGAGAACCTGCTAAATTAGTGCAAGACCGCTATGAACGTTTCCGTAAATTTTAA